A window of the Dyadobacter pollutisoli genome harbors these coding sequences:
- a CDS encoding DUF1553 domain-containing protein — MVKGIVLGVIGLAVLLFSFFLSGVFDSKTDYNTEVKPILNKHCMGCHGGVKKAGDVSFLFEHEMLEPGKSGKIPVVRGDADASEMIRRILSDDPDDRMPKNGTPLNESEINTLKKWVNEGAEWEKHWSYKRIERPEVPSLNSIGNLFGLLNIGDKKWAKNEVDHFVLAKLKDKGMSVSPEADKATLIRRVSLDLTGLPPTEKEVSEFENDESDDAYEKVVNRLLKSPSYGERWTSMWMDLARYADTKGYESDGGRTMWRYRDYVVKSFNEDKPFDQFTIEQLAGDLLPASQDGFPKEENMIATGFHRNTMTNNEGGTDDEEFRTAALIDRVNTTWEVWQGTTFGCIQCHSHPYDPIPHEDYYKYAAFFNNSRDEDVWDEWPKLRFYKGEDSARVERVKGWIKKYKPEELEAKTKFMKVMEPKINAHNFVKGDQSTVLLISYYGVKDKGNARIPQVNLTGVDNVLMNVSTKAENATLTLHLDKLDGPVLSTIKIPMRDTVVIAPVNQTTGKHDIYLSLNSPKTPTEWLRISWASFQKGLPGAGQPGYEQIVADYATVLTRPTESMPVIWEGKGDFARKTNVFVRGNWMVKGAEVKPDVPKLLAPMPKEYSRDRLGLAKWIVSRDNALTGRVVVNRFWEQLFGKGIVETVEDFGSQGAEPSHPELLDWLAADFIETDHWSVKKLLKTIVMSATYRQSSKTDHDKLEKDPYNIYISRGPRVRLSAEQVRDQALACSGLISNKMYGPGVMPPQPDKIWQSPYSGEKWVLSEGEDRYRRGVYTYWKRTAPYPSMVTFDAPSREFCQSRRILTNTPLQALVTLNDPVYLEAAEKLATKMQKRGKTPEQQLTEGYRMLTFQPIEKKNLNVLVKVYKDALSAYRKKPVDADSILAYGKERSPELAALTISANVMLNLDNVVTKE; from the coding sequence ATGGTAAAAGGTATAGTACTGGGTGTTATCGGATTAGCTGTGCTGCTGTTTTCTTTTTTCCTGTCGGGAGTTTTTGATTCGAAAACGGACTACAACACGGAGGTGAAACCGATCCTCAACAAGCACTGCATGGGCTGTCACGGAGGGGTGAAAAAAGCAGGTGACGTAAGCTTCTTGTTCGAACATGAGATGCTGGAACCGGGCAAATCGGGTAAGATCCCCGTTGTGCGCGGCGATGCGGATGCCAGTGAGATGATCAGACGCATATTGAGCGATGATCCTGACGACCGTATGCCAAAAAACGGCACGCCACTTAATGAAAGCGAAATCAATACATTAAAAAAATGGGTCAATGAAGGCGCTGAGTGGGAAAAGCATTGGTCTTACAAACGAATAGAAAGACCGGAAGTACCTTCCTTAAACAGCATTGGTAACCTGTTTGGCCTGCTCAACATTGGGGATAAAAAATGGGCCAAAAATGAAGTAGACCATTTCGTACTGGCGAAATTAAAAGATAAGGGGATGTCCGTCTCCCCGGAAGCAGATAAGGCTACATTGATCCGCCGGGTCAGTCTCGATCTGACAGGATTGCCTCCTACGGAAAAGGAAGTGAGCGAGTTCGAAAACGACGAGTCTGACGACGCGTATGAAAAAGTAGTGAACCGCCTGCTGAAATCTCCTTCTTACGGCGAAAGATGGACGTCGATGTGGATGGACCTTGCCCGCTATGCTGATACAAAAGGCTATGAAAGCGATGGTGGCCGCACCATGTGGCGCTACCGCGACTATGTGGTGAAGTCATTCAATGAAGACAAGCCTTTCGATCAGTTTACGATAGAACAGCTCGCCGGTGATTTACTACCAGCATCGCAGGACGGTTTTCCCAAAGAGGAGAATATGATAGCCACTGGTTTTCACCGTAATACCATGACAAACAATGAAGGTGGCACAGACGACGAAGAGTTTCGTACTGCCGCTTTGATCGACCGTGTGAACACAACCTGGGAGGTTTGGCAGGGAACTACATTTGGCTGCATTCAATGTCACAGCCATCCGTATGATCCCATCCCGCACGAAGATTATTATAAGTATGCAGCGTTTTTTAACAATTCCCGTGACGAAGATGTGTGGGACGAGTGGCCGAAACTGAGGTTTTACAAAGGCGAGGATTCGGCCCGGGTAGAGCGGGTCAAAGGCTGGATCAAAAAATACAAGCCGGAGGAACTCGAAGCCAAAACGAAGTTCATGAAGGTGATGGAGCCAAAGATCAATGCGCACAATTTTGTGAAAGGGGATCAGTCTACGGTGTTGCTAATTTCTTACTATGGTGTCAAAGACAAAGGCAATGCACGAATTCCACAAGTTAACCTCACGGGTGTGGATAATGTGTTAATGAATGTGTCTACGAAAGCTGAAAACGCGACATTAACATTGCATCTGGACAAATTGGACGGACCGGTACTTTCCACGATCAAGATTCCGATGCGAGATACGGTAGTTATTGCACCGGTGAATCAAACCACTGGAAAGCATGACATTTATTTATCGTTAAACAGTCCGAAAACGCCCACCGAATGGCTGCGGATCAGCTGGGCTTCTTTCCAAAAAGGGTTGCCGGGAGCTGGTCAGCCGGGGTATGAACAAATTGTCGCCGACTATGCGACAGTACTCACTCGCCCGACGGAAAGTATGCCGGTGATTTGGGAGGGGAAAGGTGATTTTGCAAGAAAAACCAACGTTTTCGTGCGCGGAAACTGGATGGTAAAAGGTGCCGAAGTGAAGCCGGACGTGCCAAAACTACTGGCACCGATGCCGAAAGAATATTCCCGCGATCGCCTCGGACTGGCCAAATGGATAGTAAGCCGCGACAATGCATTGACTGGAAGAGTGGTAGTAAACCGTTTCTGGGAGCAGCTTTTTGGTAAAGGAATCGTGGAAACAGTGGAGGATTTCGGTTCCCAGGGCGCAGAACCAAGCCACCCTGAACTGCTGGACTGGCTGGCAGCCGATTTTATCGAAACCGATCATTGGAGTGTTAAAAAGCTGCTGAAAACCATTGTAATGTCGGCGACCTACCGGCAGAGTTCCAAAACGGATCATGACAAACTCGAAAAGGACCCTTACAATATTTATATCTCACGCGGCCCGCGGGTAAGGCTGAGCGCCGAACAAGTACGTGACCAGGCGCTTGCATGCAGCGGATTGATTTCAAACAAAATGTACGGCCCCGGTGTCATGCCGCCCCAGCCCGATAAGATCTGGCAATCGCCTTATAGCGGTGAAAAATGGGTACTGAGTGAAGGCGAGGACCGTTACAGAAGAGGCGTTTACACTTATTGGAAACGTACGGCTCCGTATCCTTCGATGGTCACGTTTGATGCGCCTAGCCGCGAATTTTGTCAATCCAGAAGAATATTGACCAATACACCTTTGCAGGCATTGGTGACATTGAATGATCCGGTGTATCTCGAAGCTGCTGAAAAACTCGCCACTAAAATGCAGAAAAGAGGCAAAACACCTGAGCAGCAATTGACCGAGGGATACCGGATGCTGACATTCCAGCCAATCGAGAAAAAGAACCTGAATGTGCTGGTAAAAGTATACAAGGATGCATTGAGCGCCTACCGAAAGAAACCGGTTGATGCAGACAGCATTCTGGCCTACGGCAAGGAAAGATCGCCCGAGCTTGCCGCCCTGACGATCTCCGCCAACGTAATGCTAAACCTGGACAATGTAGTAACCAAGGAGTAG
- a CDS encoding RagB/SusD family nutrient uptake outer membrane protein, with protein MKRIILYFAGLIAAINIIACDESKLDLKSQSAYDFSTYFNSSDGLNQAVIATYATLLHNGLWSREYYFIFDLLGYEAKKTTNLQGDMAQLADYSFGTSQAQIGQLWNSLYRLVLRSNVVIDRANVWQPTVAADQQKAKQYIAEARFLRSYAYFNIVNLWGKAPLITAYDSTVANNYPSRSSAESIWSFIESDLTLAAADLPVTYDAATGLGRATKGAAIALLGKTYLYQKKWAQAQTTLAQLTTAPYTYSLDPSYENLFSSTNQSSPENVFQIMNAKWTDWGIGNQYYVFGGQETWGGKASHSDRAQEYGFKDWFNVYVPTTTVKAFQYPNPSTGAAYVDPRAKFTFYGNKESGGDTEYCQKCEGGKIAFPFKADDPQGYFVWKKYQYYNEVASYGGPQSSINGQVIRYADVLLMLAEAYIQQGKTGDEPLALINQVRKRSGAVAYTTLGAQAAATNLLIRERQVELCGEQSRYFDLIRWGIAKQTINSQRAAEPGDGKQPFADKNVLLPIPDVEKNYNPNVAKDIANGWN; from the coding sequence ATGAAAAGGATAATATTATATTTTGCCGGATTGATAGCAGCGATCAATATTATTGCCTGCGACGAATCGAAACTGGACCTGAAAAGCCAGAGCGCTTACGATTTCTCTACCTATTTTAATTCAAGCGATGGATTGAACCAGGCCGTGATCGCGACGTATGCTACCCTGCTGCACAATGGGTTGTGGTCGAGAGAGTACTATTTTATTTTCGATTTATTGGGTTATGAAGCCAAAAAGACTACCAACCTGCAAGGAGACATGGCGCAACTGGCAGACTACTCGTTCGGTACCAGCCAGGCGCAGATCGGGCAGCTTTGGAACAGCTTGTACCGGCTGGTACTGCGCTCCAATGTAGTTATTGACCGCGCAAATGTGTGGCAGCCAACCGTCGCCGCCGATCAGCAGAAAGCCAAACAATACATCGCGGAAGCGAGGTTTTTGCGTTCATATGCCTATTTTAACATTGTAAATCTTTGGGGAAAAGCACCATTGATCACGGCATATGATAGCACGGTGGCCAACAATTATCCCAGCCGTTCTTCTGCGGAATCCATATGGAGCTTTATTGAAAGCGACCTTACCCTTGCTGCTGCAGACCTTCCGGTAACCTATGATGCCGCCACTGGACTAGGTCGTGCGACAAAAGGTGCGGCCATTGCGTTGCTTGGGAAAACGTATTTGTATCAAAAGAAATGGGCACAGGCCCAGACTACATTGGCACAGCTCACGACCGCACCCTATACTTACTCGCTCGATCCTTCGTACGAGAACCTGTTCAGTTCGACCAACCAGAGCAGCCCTGAAAACGTTTTTCAGATCATGAATGCGAAATGGACGGATTGGGGCATTGGTAACCAGTACTATGTATTCGGCGGACAGGAAACCTGGGGTGGAAAAGCGAGTCACTCGGACCGTGCACAGGAATATGGGTTCAAAGACTGGTTCAATGTGTATGTACCGACTACTACCGTAAAAGCATTTCAATACCCGAACCCGTCAACAGGCGCTGCCTACGTAGACCCACGGGCTAAGTTTACATTTTACGGAAACAAGGAAAGTGGCGGTGATACCGAATATTGCCAGAAATGTGAAGGCGGAAAAATCGCATTTCCATTCAAAGCAGATGATCCTCAGGGGTATTTTGTTTGGAAAAAATACCAGTACTATAATGAAGTGGCATCTTATGGCGGCCCTCAAAGTTCGATCAACGGCCAGGTGATCAGATATGCCGATGTGTTGTTAATGTTGGCAGAAGCGTACATTCAACAAGGCAAAACCGGTGATGAACCTTTGGCACTGATCAACCAGGTGAGGAAAAGGTCCGGTGCGGTGGCTTACACTACTCTCGGCGCTCAGGCTGCTGCCACAAATTTGCTCATTCGGGAAAGGCAAGTGGAGCTTTGCGGAGAACAGAGCCGCTATTTTGACCTGATCAGATGGGGTATTGCCAAACAGACCATTAATAGCCAGCGGGCAGCGGAGCCGGGTGACGGCAAGCAGCCATTCGCTGATAAAAATGTGTTGCTACCTATTCCGGATGTTGAGAAAAACTATAATCCGAACGTAGCAAAAGACATTGCGAATGGCTGGAATTAG
- a CDS encoding DUF1501 domain-containing protein, protein MEKLLKELQYADLHRQTRRHFLQSAGFGLGALGLGSLLGSCGSSSAGTSVAEHAAAAKIPQFAPKAKRVIYIHMAGAPSQLELFDYKPELVKYHGQDCPAEFLEGKKFAFIQGVPKMLGPQGKFAQYGQSGAWMSDYVPYLQTVADEITFMKAMHTDQFNHAPAQLLMHTGSARLGRPSLGAWSVYGLGSENQNLPGFIVLASGGQQPDAGKSVYGSGFLPSVYQGVQCRTGGDPVLYVSDPSGMNRDMRKQTIEAINEINRQTYEDVKDPEILTRISQYEMAFRMQMSVPEVMDVSKEPQFILDMYGVKPGEGTFAMNCLLARKLVENDVRFVQLFDWGWDGHGTSKDHNVEGGLRQKCRESDQPIAALIKDLKMRGLLEETLIIWGAEFGRTPMQENRNGLVMPFMGRDHHLDAFTMWMAGGGVKRGHSHGQTDELGYYGVKDRVHVHDLQATILSLMGFDHEKFTYPFQGRNFRLTDTEGKVVKDVIA, encoded by the coding sequence ATGGAAAAACTACTGAAAGAACTTCAATATGCAGATCTGCACCGGCAAACCCGCCGGCACTTTCTGCAGTCGGCAGGATTTGGATTGGGAGCGTTGGGGCTAGGTTCTTTGCTGGGTTCCTGCGGCAGTTCCAGCGCTGGTACTAGCGTTGCCGAGCATGCTGCCGCTGCTAAAATCCCGCAGTTTGCTCCCAAAGCAAAGCGGGTAATATACATTCATATGGCGGGGGCGCCTTCGCAGCTGGAATTGTTCGATTATAAGCCGGAACTGGTGAAGTACCACGGTCAGGATTGTCCGGCGGAGTTTTTGGAAGGGAAAAAATTCGCATTCATCCAGGGTGTGCCCAAAATGCTGGGTCCGCAAGGAAAATTTGCCCAGTACGGTCAATCTGGGGCTTGGATGTCGGACTACGTACCTTATTTGCAAACTGTTGCGGACGAGATCACATTCATGAAAGCAATGCATACCGACCAGTTCAACCACGCACCCGCGCAGCTGCTGATGCATACCGGAAGTGCGCGGCTGGGGCGACCAAGCCTGGGAGCGTGGTCGGTGTATGGGCTGGGATCTGAAAACCAGAATTTGCCGGGCTTCATAGTGCTGGCGTCGGGAGGACAACAGCCTGATGCTGGAAAGAGCGTTTATGGCAGCGGCTTTTTGCCGTCGGTATATCAGGGCGTGCAATGCCGTACAGGTGGCGATCCGGTTTTGTATGTGAGTGACCCGAGTGGGATGAACCGCGATATGCGTAAACAGACCATTGAAGCAATTAATGAAATAAATCGCCAGACTTACGAGGACGTAAAAGACCCCGAAATATTGACCCGCATCAGCCAGTACGAAATGGCTTTCCGAATGCAGATGTCGGTGCCTGAGGTAATGGATGTTTCCAAAGAGCCTCAGTTCATACTGGATATGTACGGCGTGAAACCGGGCGAGGGTACTTTCGCTATGAACTGCCTTTTAGCACGTAAACTGGTCGAAAACGATGTTCGTTTCGTACAGCTGTTTGACTGGGGCTGGGATGGACACGGTACCTCGAAAGACCATAATGTGGAAGGAGGCTTGCGTCAGAAATGCCGGGAGTCAGACCAGCCGATTGCTGCATTGATCAAAGACTTGAAAATGCGTGGTCTTCTGGAAGAGACACTGATTATTTGGGGTGCGGAATTTGGAAGAACGCCGATGCAGGAAAACAGGAATGGACTGGTGATGCCATTTATGGGCCGTGATCACCATTTGGATGCATTCACAATGTGGATGGCCGGCGGCGGGGTGAAACGGGGACACAGCCATGGACAAACCGATGAACTGGGTTACTACGGCGTAAAAGACAGGGTTCATGTGCATGATTTGCAGGCCACGATCCTTAGTCTGATGGGTTTTGACCATGAGAAATTTACCTATCCATTCCAGGGCAGAAACTTCCGGTTAACCGATACAGAAGGCAAGGTTGTCAAAGACGTAATTGCCTGA
- a CDS encoding c-type cytochrome domain-containing protein translates to MLLPLLQASSWALFIGRFHPVLVHLPIGFLLIAALLEIGRRSGKINIGEGTVVFILFWSAISATFACIAGYMLSLGGGYDEELLGDHMWKGIGVAAFAWVAWLVKSDRVGKVIPFGKLVHLPAFGIAVVLTMSAGHDGGSLTHGADYLTQYTPEPFRSLAGMDPLEEKAKEIKPIANVEQALVYKDIVQPILEARCVQCHNASKKKGDLRMDELALLVKGGEGGPAFVSGKSTESDMIKRCLLEENDDDHMPPKGKPQLTTDQITLLTWWIDQGAPSDKKVADLKVSEEVKPVLASLSKGGASGSSKKPESAVFSLKVPPADEKDIQALRKAGLIVNTLSQDQNLLEVSAVNAPAFGDKEMALLAPVSEQITWLKLGGTKVTDAALKDIAKFKNLNKLHLEHTIVTDKGIAELKNLPYLGYLNVVDTKVGDAGLKSVAGMKELRSVYVWESAVTDTAVSQVTKQYPGLLVVNGFSEAEVAQFLKAGDTTATAANEPVKKP, encoded by the coding sequence ATGTTACTCCCTCTACTTCAGGCTTCTTCCTGGGCACTTTTTATCGGAAGGTTTCACCCGGTGCTGGTGCATTTACCCATTGGTTTTTTGTTGATCGCCGCCTTGCTCGAAATCGGCAGGAGAAGCGGTAAGATCAATATCGGCGAAGGGACAGTCGTATTTATACTTTTCTGGTCAGCAATAAGCGCCACTTTCGCGTGCATTGCGGGCTATATGCTTTCGCTGGGAGGCGGGTATGACGAGGAATTGCTGGGCGACCATATGTGGAAAGGCATTGGTGTGGCGGCATTTGCCTGGGTAGCGTGGCTGGTGAAGTCGGATCGGGTCGGGAAAGTTATTCCTTTTGGCAAGCTGGTCCACCTGCCTGCATTTGGCATTGCGGTTGTGCTTACAATGAGCGCAGGGCACGACGGTGGTTCGCTCACGCACGGCGCGGATTACCTGACGCAATACACGCCTGAGCCATTTCGCAGCCTGGCAGGAATGGACCCGCTGGAAGAAAAAGCGAAAGAAATTAAACCTATTGCAAATGTGGAGCAGGCGCTGGTGTACAAAGACATTGTGCAGCCGATACTCGAAGCACGTTGTGTCCAGTGTCACAATGCGAGCAAGAAAAAGGGTGATCTTCGGATGGACGAACTGGCTTTGCTGGTTAAAGGGGGCGAGGGCGGCCCAGCTTTTGTATCCGGTAAAAGCACAGAAAGTGATATGATCAAACGTTGCCTGCTCGAAGAAAACGATGACGACCATATGCCACCCAAAGGCAAACCACAGCTGACCACCGATCAGATCACCTTGCTCACCTGGTGGATCGATCAGGGAGCGCCATCGGACAAAAAAGTAGCGGATTTGAAAGTTTCTGAGGAAGTTAAACCTGTATTGGCGTCGTTAAGCAAAGGCGGGGCTTCGGGTTCTTCCAAAAAACCTGAATCGGCAGTATTCAGCCTGAAAGTGCCGCCGGCGGATGAAAAGGACATTCAGGCATTGAGGAAGGCAGGATTAATTGTCAATACATTATCTCAGGACCAGAATTTACTGGAAGTGAGCGCGGTGAATGCGCCTGCTTTTGGTGATAAAGAAATGGCCTTACTGGCACCGGTTTCAGAGCAAATTACATGGCTGAAATTGGGCGGTACCAAGGTTACGGACGCGGCTTTGAAGGATATTGCCAAATTTAAAAACCTGAACAAACTGCACCTCGAACATACCATTGTTACGGATAAGGGCATTGCTGAACTCAAAAATCTGCCATACCTGGGCTATCTCAATGTGGTGGATACCAAAGTCGGGGACGCAGGGCTCAAAAGCGTTGCCGGTATGAAAGAGCTTCGTTCGGTATATGTCTGGGAATCGGCGGTTACCGATACGGCTGTGAGCCAGGTAACGAAACAGTATCCGGGACTTTTGGTGGTTAATGGATTCAGTGAAGCAGAGGTTGCCCAGTTTTTAAAAGCGGGGGATACTACTGCCACTGCCGCGAATGAACCTGTAAAGAAACCGTAG
- the rhaM gene encoding L-rhamnose mutarotase yields the protein MDQDLVKAFRMQLKPGFEAEYKKRHDEIWPELSQLLIEAGIKEYYIFLDEETLALFAFQKLGSNEQTAGLAGLPIMKKWWDHMADIMEVNADNSPVAVSCPEVFRL from the coding sequence ATGGACCAGGACTTAGTAAAAGCATTCCGGATGCAGCTTAAACCGGGATTTGAAGCAGAATACAAAAAACGACACGATGAAATCTGGCCGGAATTATCGCAGCTTTTGATCGAAGCGGGTATCAAAGAGTACTATATTTTTCTCGACGAAGAAACATTGGCCTTGTTTGCTTTTCAAAAACTGGGAAGTAATGAACAAACGGCCGGTCTCGCGGGCCTGCCTATCATGAAAAAATGGTGGGACCATATGGCCGATATTATGGAAGTCAATGCTGATAACTCGCCCGTGGCGGTATCCTGCCCGGAAGTTTTCAGGTTATAA